From Sphingomonas bisphenolicum, one genomic window encodes:
- the ftsA gene encoding cell division protein FtsA, producing MAQPKVEKLITAIDIGSWKVSALIAGRTDTGELAILGTGQRESRGVRRGFIADMERTELAVRETVEQAERVAGTNIEDVWVSFSGGSLVSDVVTVERDMGGYRIEQPDIDDLLTTGQQGIDPDGRIVLHAQPTCFTINGKVPVKKPLGMHADLLGVDIHVVLADGAPLANLDLCVRGAYLNVNSIVAAPIATGLACLSEEERDLGVALVEIGAGVTNVSLYAGGMLVGLHSIPFGASDITDDIASAFGIRRSQAERIKCFYGSAMQNPRDFREMIEIAPPHGEMAVPGQAAGPNAEGGKITRAALVGVICERLNQIMTEVNAALAGMGFNSTGRQVVLTGGGAEMKGIADYAQGALGRAVRIGRPRGLSAMPEAHSGPAFATLAGLALYGASNPVDLRTMAPAPQTVHRLGAPLWWQRMMRAMKTNY from the coding sequence ATGGCGCAGCCCAAGGTCGAGAAGCTTATCACCGCGATCGACATCGGATCGTGGAAGGTGTCCGCTTTGATTGCGGGGCGCACCGACACGGGCGAGCTGGCGATCCTGGGCACCGGGCAGCGCGAAAGCCGCGGCGTGCGGCGCGGCTTTATCGCCGATATGGAGCGCACCGAACTGGCCGTGCGCGAAACGGTGGAGCAGGCCGAACGTGTCGCCGGCACCAATATCGAGGATGTCTGGGTCAGCTTCTCGGGCGGCAGCCTGGTCAGCGACGTCGTCACGGTCGAACGCGACATGGGCGGCTATCGCATCGAACAGCCCGATATCGACGATCTCCTGACCACCGGCCAGCAGGGCATCGACCCCGACGGCCGCATCGTCCTCCATGCCCAGCCGACCTGCTTCACCATCAACGGCAAGGTGCCGGTGAAAAAGCCGCTGGGCATGCACGCGGACCTGCTGGGCGTCGACATCCATGTCGTGCTGGCCGACGGCGCGCCGCTCGCCAATCTCGACCTGTGCGTGCGCGGCGCCTATCTCAACGTCAATTCGATCGTCGCCGCGCCGATCGCCACGGGCCTGGCCTGCCTGTCGGAAGAGGAGCGCGACCTGGGCGTCGCGCTGGTGGAGATCGGGGCCGGGGTCACCAACGTCTCGCTCTATGCGGGGGGAATGCTGGTCGGCCTGCATTCGATCCCGTTCGGCGCATCGGACATTACCGACGATATCGCCTCCGCCTTCGGCATCCGCCGCAGCCAGGCGGAGCGGATCAAATGCTTCTACGGCTCGGCGATGCAGAACCCGCGCGATTTCCGCGAGATGATAGAGATCGCGCCGCCCCATGGCGAAATGGCGGTGCCGGGGCAGGCGGCCGGGCCGAACGCCGAAGGGGGCAAGATCACCCGCGCCGCGCTGGTCGGGGTCATTTGCGAACGGCTGAACCAGATCATGACCGAAGTGAATGCAGCGCTGGCCGGCATGGGCTTTAACTCCACCGGGCGGCAGGTGGTGCTGACCGGCGGCGGCGCGGAAATGAAGGGCATTGCCGATTATGCGCAGGGCGCGCTGGGCCGCGCCGTGCGGATCGGGCGACCCAGGGGCTTGTCTGCGATGCCCGAAGCGCATAGTGGGCCCGCCTTCGCGACATTGGCGGGACTCGCGCTTTACGGCGCTTCCAACCCGGTTGATCTCCGCACGATGGCGCCCGCGCCGCAAACGGTGCATCGTCTGGGAGCGCCGCTCTGGTGGCAACGCATGATGCGCGCAATGAAGACCAACTATTGA
- the gcvPA gene encoding aminomethyl-transferring glycine dehydrogenase subunit GcvPA, giving the protein MRYLPLTDTDRQEMLSVIGAASIDDLFVDVPAEARLTGTIAGLPDHASELAVERHMAALARKNLSAGEAPFFLGAGAYRHHVPASVDHLIQRGEFLTAYTPYQPEIAQGTLQVLFEFQTQVARLLGCDVANASMYDGSTACWEAIGMARRITKRGKAILSSGLHPHYVSVARTMAKFTGDALAHEAPALDAATDIDALIASIDKDTSCVVVQYPDILGRIADLAPLAEAAHAAGALLVAVVTEPVALGAIKAPGHMGADIVVGEGQSIGVGLQFGGPYLGLFACKQKYVRQMPGRLCGETVDAAGKRGFVLTLSTREQHIRREKATSNICTNSGLCALAFSIHMTLLGERGLRELATLNHGLAAQAADRLSQVPGVTLLNDSFFNEFTLILSKDARDVVRTLADKGVLAGVSLGRLFPQTPAIGNGLVVAVTETVTAEDIESLAAALEEELA; this is encoded by the coding sequence ATGCGCTACCTACCCCTTACCGACACCGACCGGCAGGAGATGCTGTCCGTCATCGGCGCGGCGTCGATCGACGACCTCTTCGTGGACGTGCCCGCTGAAGCCCGCCTGACCGGCACCATCGCCGGCCTTCCGGATCATGCCAGCGAACTGGCGGTCGAGCGTCATATGGCGGCGCTGGCGCGGAAAAATCTGTCGGCGGGGGAGGCGCCCTTCTTCCTGGGCGCTGGCGCGTACAGGCATCATGTCCCCGCCAGCGTCGATCATCTGATCCAGCGCGGCGAGTTTCTGACCGCCTACACGCCCTATCAGCCGGAAATCGCGCAGGGCACGTTGCAGGTGCTGTTCGAATTCCAGACGCAGGTCGCGCGCCTGCTGGGCTGCGACGTCGCCAACGCTTCCATGTATGACGGCTCGACCGCCTGCTGGGAAGCGATCGGCATGGCCCGCCGGATCACCAAGCGCGGCAAGGCGATCCTGTCGTCCGGCCTGCACCCTCATTATGTCTCGGTCGCCAGGACGATGGCGAAATTCACCGGCGACGCATTGGCGCATGAAGCCCCGGCATTGGACGCCGCGACCGACATCGACGCGCTGATCGCGAGTATCGACAAGGATACGAGCTGCGTCGTGGTCCAATATCCGGACATTCTCGGCCGCATCGCCGACCTGGCCCCGCTTGCCGAGGCCGCCCATGCAGCCGGTGCGCTGCTGGTCGCGGTGGTCACCGAACCCGTCGCCCTGGGGGCGATCAAGGCGCCGGGCCATATGGGCGCGGACATCGTCGTGGGCGAAGGCCAGTCGATCGGCGTCGGCCTCCAGTTCGGCGGCCCCTATCTCGGCCTCTTCGCCTGCAAGCAGAAATATGTCCGCCAGATGCCCGGCCGCCTGTGTGGCGAGACGGTGGACGCGGCGGGCAAGCGCGGTTTCGTGCTGACCCTCTCCACCCGCGAACAGCATATCCGGCGCGAGAAGGCGACGTCGAACATCTGCACCAATTCGGGTCTCTGTGCGCTGGCCTTCAGCATCCACATGACCCTGCTGGGCGAACGCGGCCTGCGTGAACTGGCAACGCTGAATCATGGCCTGGCCGCGCAGGCCGCCGATCGCCTGAGCCAGGTGCCGGGCGTCACGCTGCTCAACGACAGCTTCTTCAACGAATTTACCCTGATCCTGTCGAAGGACGCCCGCGACGTCGTGCGCACTCTGGCCGACAAGGGCGTGCTGGCCGGGGTCTCGCTCGGCCGCCTCTTCCCGCAGACGCCTGCGATCGGCAACGGCCTTGTCGTCGCCGTCACGGAGACCGTCACGGCGGAGGATATCGAAAGCCTTGCCGCAGCGCTGGAGGAGGAACTGGCATGA
- the ftsZ gene encoding cell division protein FtsZ, which produces MSIEISPPHVDELKPRIAVIGVGGAGGNAIANMIAAHVEGVDFIVANTDAQALNASPAERRIQLGPQITEGLGAGSRPEIGKAAAEETIASVEQALEGAHMCFIAAGMGGGTGTGAAPVIAKAARDKGILTVGVVTKPFTFEGNRRMKSADSGIDELQKHVDTLIVIPNQNLFLIANPNTTFKEAFQMADEVLQQGVRGITDLMVMPGLINLDFADVRSVMGEMGKAMMGTGEAEGDGRALQAAEKAIANPLLDGVSMRGAKGVIVSIVGGEDMRLMEVDEAANHIRELVDPDANIIWGSAFNDNLNGKIRVSVVATGIDNEVGNHAAPLTQPFSFANRPAVAVPQSAAPKPAPVAQQPAPVAAPAPTPAPAPAPQPETLELDVPAAPAPAQPTVAPAPFAPAKPAAVFSDEDPEEDELILGADSAEAAAPAAPAPRVATGGTLFERMAGLTRGTDKAPGAADDVAPGVDIPRFLNRQNNQ; this is translated from the coding sequence ATGAGCATTGAAATCAGCCCACCGCATGTGGACGAACTGAAGCCGCGGATCGCGGTGATCGGTGTCGGCGGCGCGGGCGGCAATGCCATCGCGAACATGATCGCCGCCCATGTCGAGGGCGTGGACTTCATCGTGGCCAATACCGACGCGCAGGCGCTCAACGCCTCGCCGGCCGAACGCCGCATCCAGCTCGGCCCGCAAATCACCGAAGGGCTGGGCGCCGGTTCGCGCCCCGAAATCGGCAAGGCCGCCGCTGAAGAAACGATCGCGTCGGTCGAGCAGGCGCTGGAAGGCGCGCATATGTGCTTCATCGCCGCGGGCATGGGCGGCGGCACCGGCACCGGCGCGGCCCCCGTCATCGCCAAGGCCGCCCGCGACAAGGGCATCCTGACCGTCGGCGTCGTCACCAAGCCCTTCACCTTTGAAGGCAATCGCCGCATGAAGTCGGCGGATTCGGGCATCGACGAGCTGCAGAAGCATGTCGACACGCTGATCGTGATCCCGAACCAGAATCTGTTCCTGATCGCCAACCCGAACACGACCTTCAAGGAAGCGTTCCAGATGGCGGACGAAGTGCTGCAGCAGGGCGTGCGCGGCATCACCGACCTCATGGTCATGCCCGGCCTCATCAACCTCGACTTCGCCGACGTGCGTTCGGTGATGGGTGAAATGGGCAAGGCGATGATGGGCACCGGCGAAGCCGAAGGCGACGGCCGGGCGCTCCAGGCGGCGGAAAAGGCGATCGCCAACCCGCTGCTCGACGGCGTGTCGATGCGCGGCGCCAAGGGCGTGATCGTCTCGATCGTCGGCGGCGAAGACATGCGGCTGATGGAAGTGGACGAGGCCGCCAACCATATCCGCGAACTGGTGGACCCGGACGCGAACATCATCTGGGGCAGCGCCTTCAACGACAATCTGAACGGCAAGATCCGCGTGTCGGTGGTCGCCACCGGCATCGACAATGAAGTGGGCAACCATGCCGCGCCGCTGACCCAGCCGTTCAGCTTCGCCAACCGACCCGCCGTGGCCGTGCCTCAGTCGGCGGCACCCAAGCCTGCGCCGGTCGCGCAGCAGCCCGCGCCGGTTGCAGCGCCTGCGCCGACGCCTGCTCCTGCGCCTGCGCCGCAGCCCGAAACACTGGAACTGGACGTGCCGGCCGCGCCTGCGCCCGCGCAGCCGACGGTTGCACCGGCGCCGTTCGCTCCGGCCAAGCCCGCCGCGGTCTTTTCCGACGAAGATCCGGAAGAGGATGAACTGATCCTGGGCGCAGACAGCGCCGAAGCGGCCGCGCCGGCCGCACCCGCACCGCGCGTCGCCACCGGCGGCACGCTGTTCGAGCGGATGGCGGGCCTGACCCGTGGCACGGACAAGGCGCCGGGTGCCGCGGACGACGTCGCGCCGGGCGTCGATATCCCCCGTTTCCTCAACCGCCAGAACAACCAGTAA
- the gcvT gene encoding glycine cleavage system aminomethyltransferase GcvT, which translates to MSGNDDIATIAEELPLEALPLDAWHRARGARMVGFAGYHMPIQYEGIMAEHAWTREHAGLFDVSHMGQLSFSGENVDDALEYLLPSDIKGLKPFRQRYSMLLDQEGGILDDLMVSRLGDGAFDGAAIYMVVNGATKYDDIGWMIEHLPDAVVMNHMADQALLALQGPEAGEALATLIPQTADLLFMQSGPFTWRGIPLWISRSGYTGEDGFEISVPADDVILLADALCALPQVKPIGLGARDSLRLEAGLPLYGHDLSPAVSTIGADLGFAIPKRRREEGGFIGHARVTKELADGPGSRRVGLTIEGRLPAREGAQIYAGDVLVGEVTSGGFAPSVGAPIAMGWVSLPHAVIGEALEIEVRGKRIAAVVAPMPFVPHHYRRKA; encoded by the coding sequence ATGTCCGGCAATGACGATATCGCCACAATCGCAGAGGAACTGCCGCTGGAGGCCCTGCCGCTCGATGCCTGGCACCGTGCCCGTGGCGCGCGCATGGTCGGCTTCGCCGGCTATCATATGCCGATCCAATATGAAGGCATCATGGCGGAACATGCCTGGACCCGCGAACATGCCGGCCTGTTCGACGTCAGCCATATGGGCCAGCTCAGTTTTTCCGGCGAAAACGTCGATGACGCGCTGGAATATCTGTTGCCCAGCGATATCAAGGGGCTGAAGCCCTTTCGCCAGCGCTATTCGATGCTGCTCGATCAGGAGGGCGGCATCCTCGACGATCTCATGGTGTCGCGCCTGGGGGATGGCGCTTTCGACGGCGCGGCCATCTACATGGTCGTCAACGGCGCGACAAAATATGACGATATCGGCTGGATGATCGAACATCTGCCCGACGCCGTGGTGATGAACCACATGGCCGATCAGGCGCTGCTGGCGCTCCAGGGGCCGGAAGCGGGCGAGGCGCTCGCCACGCTCATCCCGCAAACCGCCGACCTGTTGTTCATGCAGTCCGGACCCTTCACCTGGCGCGGCATCCCGCTGTGGATCAGCCGGTCGGGCTATACCGGCGAGGACGGGTTCGAGATCAGCGTCCCCGCCGACGACGTCATCCTGCTCGCTGATGCGCTGTGCGCGCTGCCGCAGGTGAAGCCGATCGGCCTGGGCGCGCGCGATTCGCTGCGGCTGGAAGCCGGCCTGCCGCTCTACGGCCATGACCTGTCGCCTGCGGTCAGCACGATCGGCGCGGACCTGGGCTTTGCCATTCCGAAGCGCCGCCGCGAAGAAGGCGGTTTCATCGGTCATGCCCGCGTGACGAAGGAACTGGCCGACGGGCCGGGCTCCAGGCGGGTGGGCCTGACCATCGAAGGCCGCCTGCCGGCCCGCGAAGGCGCGCAAATCTATGCTGGCGACGTGCTGGTGGGCGAAGTTACCTCCGGCGGCTTCGCGCCGTCCGTGGGCGCACCGATCGCCATGGGCTGGGTCAGCCTGCCCCATGCCGTGATCGGCGAGGCGCTGGAAATCGAAGTACGGGGCAAGCGCATCGCCGCGGTGGTTGCGCCGATGCCGTTCGTTCCGCATCACTATCGCCGCAAGGCCTGA
- a CDS encoding deoxyguanosinetriphosphate triphosphohydrolase: MTILASYACHPSASQGRLHPEAGGEMRGPRDVFQRDRDRIIHSIAFRRLRHKTQVFVSPDGDHFRVRLTHSLEVAQIGRTTARTLGLNEDLTEALCLAHDIGHPPFGHAGEDALEVALDDHGGFDHNAHTLRTLMLLESPYPRFAGLNLSWEMLEGLAKHNGPIVHPGWAMRELDALFPLDLTSHASLEAQLAAISDDIAYDNHDIDDGLRAGLLTLDQLMEVPFVRGCWDRVRARYPDVAEDRLLRELVREQIGVMATDLIESTRANIAASGVETVEDVRALGRTLVAFSPDLAAQERDLKRFMYATLYHHPEQLAAADRARVIVTDLFRAYQADPALMPPEWRDDCVGQEPTRSRHIADFIAGMTDRYAEKRHAEIYGAMALAD; encoded by the coding sequence ATGACGATCCTCGCCTCCTATGCCTGCCATCCCTCCGCCAGCCAGGGCCGCCTCCATCCCGAAGCGGGCGGCGAGATGCGCGGGCCGCGCGACGTCTTCCAGCGCGACCGCGATCGCATCATCCATTCCATCGCCTTCCGTCGCCTGCGGCACAAGACGCAGGTGTTCGTCTCGCCCGACGGCGATCATTTCCGCGTCCGCCTGACCCACAGTCTGGAGGTTGCGCAGATCGGCCGCACCACCGCGCGCACCTTGGGGCTGAACGAGGATCTGACCGAAGCGCTGTGCCTCGCCCACGACATCGGTCATCCGCCCTTTGGTCATGCCGGTGAAGATGCGCTGGAGGTCGCGCTCGACGATCATGGCGGCTTCGACCACAACGCCCATACGCTGCGCACGCTGATGCTGCTGGAAAGCCCTTATCCGCGCTTTGCCGGTCTCAACCTGAGCTGGGAAATGCTGGAAGGGCTGGCCAAGCATAATGGCCCGATCGTCCATCCCGGCTGGGCGATGCGGGAGCTGGACGCGCTCTTCCCGCTCGACCTGACCAGCCATGCCTCGCTGGAGGCGCAACTGGCGGCGATTTCCGACGACATCGCCTATGACAATCACGATATCGACGATGGTTTGCGCGCCGGGTTGCTGACGCTTGACCAGTTGATGGAAGTGCCGTTCGTGCGCGGCTGCTGGGACCGGGTGCGCGCCCGCTATCCCGACGTGGCGGAGGACCGGCTGCTGCGCGAGCTGGTGCGCGAGCAGATCGGTGTGATGGCCACCGACCTGATCGAATCGACCCGCGCCAACATCGCCGCATCGGGCGTGGAGACGGTCGAGGATGTCCGCGCGCTCGGCCGCACCCTGGTCGCTTTCTCGCCGGACCTTGCGGCGCAGGAGCGCGACCTCAAGCGTTTCATGTACGCCACCCTCTATCATCATCCCGAACAGCTCGCCGCCGCCGACCGGGCGCGCGTCATCGTCACCGACCTGTTCCGCGCCTATCAGGCCGATCCCGCGCTCATGCCGCCCGAATGGCGTGACGACTGCGTCGGGCAGGAACCCACCCGCAGCCGCCACATCGCCGACTTCATCGCCGGCATGACCGACCGTTACGCCGAAAAGCGCCATGCGGAAATCTATGGGGCGATGGCGCTGGCCGATTGA
- a CDS encoding tetratricopeptide repeat protein has product MTRTSPWILGLWLPGALLLAAPAHAQQDQSQLVRPLGAADLNSNLARLASNPRDVVALIGAGEAALSLDDPRAAAGFFARADAIESGNGRIKAGLGRVMLKLQNPVEALRLFDQAGRLGYPDATILSDRGLARDMTGDQAGAQRDYQAALLRTPGDDELVRRYAASLGIAGQVAASDKILEPLFYKSDRAAWRYRAFILAMNNKQADAKKVAEQTMPAQLAAAIIPYMQKMPYLTAAQKAAAVHFGHFPAQIGTSIAAITPTPPAPGIAVAASAPVAVASASPAKTKPLSRSEQRRQQREAARIARAEGLAAARRPAQPQLAQARTTPPQTIPPRALQPQPAQSAPVQSAPVQSALRSTPTPPPAQQPSAPLPAPVVQPLPSSTAPASAEQTPSEPSPVRQAAASPAAATPNGAVQGPPAPGFDSIDRAPPAATPPSNAGSQLNAIALAQASPPPEPAGSAPPAAATATTSPAATVQPLTAVPPPSVPQPDPVATRTLADIIRAIDVPEAERQPTVAAVDLTEIAAIQAARRAERQAAAKAATDKAKKDALAKAKAEADAKAKKEAEEKKRLADNPSRNWLQVGVGQSKSALGFTMKGLRKKYTILSRQDGWSAGWGRTNRLLVGPFASFTRAKELEANLKADGADAFAWKSEAGEVVEKLGAE; this is encoded by the coding sequence GTGACACGCACTTCTCCATGGATTCTCGGTCTTTGGCTGCCGGGCGCGCTGCTGCTCGCGGCCCCCGCGCATGCCCAGCAGGACCAATCGCAACTGGTTCGGCCGCTCGGCGCCGCCGACCTCAACAGCAATTTGGCGCGCCTGGCGTCCAATCCGCGCGACGTCGTCGCGCTGATCGGCGCGGGGGAGGCGGCGCTGTCGCTGGATGACCCGCGCGCGGCGGCCGGCTTCTTCGCCCGCGCCGACGCGATCGAGAGCGGCAATGGCCGGATCAAGGCCGGGCTGGGACGGGTCATGCTCAAGCTGCAAAACCCGGTCGAGGCGCTGCGCCTGTTCGACCAGGCGGGGCGGCTGGGCTATCCCGATGCGACGATCCTGTCCGACCGCGGCCTGGCGCGCGACATGACCGGCGATCAGGCGGGCGCGCAGCGGGACTATCAGGCCGCGCTCCTGCGCACCCCCGGCGATGATGAACTGGTGCGCCGCTACGCCGCTTCGCTCGGCATAGCGGGGCAGGTCGCCGCGTCCGACAAGATCCTCGAACCCCTGTTCTACAAGAGCGACCGGGCCGCCTGGCGCTATCGCGCCTTCATCCTGGCGATGAACAACAAGCAGGCCGATGCGAAGAAGGTGGCGGAGCAGACCATGCCGGCGCAACTGGCCGCCGCAATCATTCCTTATATGCAGAAAATGCCTTATCTGACCGCCGCGCAAAAGGCGGCGGCGGTGCATTTCGGCCATTTCCCGGCCCAGATCGGCACCAGCATCGCCGCGATCACGCCGACCCCGCCGGCACCGGGCATCGCGGTGGCCGCCAGCGCGCCGGTCGCCGTCGCCTCCGCCAGCCCGGCGAAGACCAAACCGCTCAGCCGGTCCGAACAGCGCCGCCAGCAGCGCGAGGCCGCCCGTATCGCCCGCGCCGAGGGACTGGCCGCCGCTCGTCGTCCCGCCCAGCCGCAACTGGCCCAAGCCCGGACGACCCCGCCCCAGACGATCCCGCCCAGAGCGCTCCAGCCCCAGCCGGCCCAATCCGCGCCGGTCCAATCCGCGCCCGTCCAGTCTGCGCTGCGATCCACGCCGACCCCGCCGCCCGCGCAGCAACCGAGCGCGCCGCTGCCGGCCCCGGTGGTCCAGCCCTTGCCGTCGTCCACGGCACCCGCGTCGGCGGAGCAAACGCCGTCCGAACCGTCGCCCGTGCGTCAGGCGGCCGCATCGCCCGCCGCCGCTACGCCCAATGGCGCGGTGCAAGGGCCGCCCGCCCCCGGCTTCGATTCGATCGATCGTGCGCCGCCGGCCGCCACGCCGCCCTCCAACGCGGGATCGCAGCTCAATGCGATCGCGCTGGCGCAGGCATCGCCGCCGCCTGAACCTGCGGGTTCAGCTCCGCCCGCCGCTGCAACCGCCACCACATCGCCCGCCGCAACCGTCCAGCCGCTCACGGCCGTGCCGCCGCCTTCTGTCCCGCAACCCGATCCGGTCGCCACCCGCACGCTGGCGGACATCATTCGCGCGATCGACGTCCCCGAAGCCGAGCGCCAGCCGACCGTCGCCGCCGTCGACCTCACGGAAATCGCCGCGATCCAGGCCGCCCGCCGCGCCGAGCGGCAGGCCGCGGCCAAGGCCGCCACGGACAAGGCGAAGAAGGACGCCCTCGCCAAAGCCAAGGCGGAAGCCGACGCCAAGGCGAAGAAGGAGGCCGAAGAGAAGAAGCGCCTGGCCGACAATCCGTCGCGCAACTGGCTGCAGGTCGGCGTGGGGCAGAGCAAATCGGCGCTGGGCTTCACCATGAAGGGGCTGCGCAAGAAATATACGATCCTGTCCCGCCAGGACGGATGGAGCGCCGGCTGGGGGCGGACCAATCGCCTGCTGGTCGGTCCCTTCGCCAGCTTCACCCGCGCCAAGGAACTGGAGGCCAATCTGAAGGCCGACGGCGCCGATGCCTTCGCCTGGAAAAGCGAAGCGGGGGAGGTCGTGGAGAAGCTGGGGGCCGAATGA
- the gcvH gene encoding glycine cleavage system protein GcvH, with amino-acid sequence MSRYFTDEHEWIDVEGEIATVGITDYAQEQLGDIVFVELPAEGTNFDKGDDAAVVESVKAASDVYAPISGEVVESNSALEDEPALVNSDAEEDGWFFKLRIADTSELEGLMTEAAYKKFVASL; translated from the coding sequence ATGAGCCGTTATTTCACCGACGAACATGAATGGATCGATGTCGAGGGCGAAATCGCCACCGTCGGCATCACCGACTATGCGCAGGAACAGTTGGGCGACATCGTATTCGTCGAACTGCCCGCCGAAGGCACCAATTTCGACAAGGGCGACGACGCCGCCGTCGTGGAATCGGTCAAGGCCGCATCGGACGTCTATGCGCCGATCTCGGGCGAAGTGGTCGAATCCAACAGCGCGCTGGAGGATGAACCCGCGCTGGTGAACAGCGACGCCGAAGAGGATGGCTGGTTCTTCAAGCTGCGCATCGCCGACACCAGCGAACTGGAAGGCCTGATGACCGAAGCGGCGTACAAGAAGTTCGTGGCGAGCCTCTAA
- the gcvPB gene encoding aminomethyl-transferring glycine dehydrogenase subunit GcvPB — protein sequence MTMLKEGRPTAPEPVKEAHMAPATATGNRALMLEEALIFEIGSTATTGVDFAPAPSVASRLGKLARTDAIGLPGLSEQETVRHYTRLSRQNYAIDLGLFPLGSCTMKHNPRLNEKVARMPGFADLHPLAPQSTVQGALGLINELAVWLIKLTGMHGVAMTPKAGAHGELCGLLCIRAALEARGDARQVVLVPESAHGTNPATAAFCGYKVEDIPATPEGRVDLEALKARLGPDVAAVMITNPNTCGLFERDMKTISDAVHAAGAFVYCDGANFNAIVGRVRPGDLGVDAMHINLHKTFSTPHGGGGPGSGPVVLSEALSPFGPLPYTARMADGSIHLIEEENVGEEMPQSFGRMSAFHGQMGMFTRALAYILSHGADGLRQVAEDAVLNANYILRSLDDVLDAPFGDSGPCMHEALFSDKGLAEGFTTLDIAKGLIDEGFHPMTMYFPLVVHGAMLVEPTETESKAALDQFILALRSLAERAKAGDEALKGAPYHAPRRRLDETLAARKPVLTWTDPALAVAAE from the coding sequence ATGACGATGCTCAAGGAAGGTCGCCCCACCGCGCCCGAACCCGTCAAGGAAGCCCATATGGCCCCCGCAACCGCCACCGGCAATCGCGCCCTGATGCTGGAAGAGGCGCTGATCTTCGAGATCGGCTCGACCGCTACGACCGGCGTCGATTTCGCGCCAGCACCCAGTGTCGCCAGCCGCCTCGGCAAACTCGCCCGCACCGACGCCATCGGCCTGCCGGGCCTGTCGGAACAGGAAACGGTGCGCCATTACACCCGTCTGTCGCGCCAGAACTACGCTATCGACCTTGGCCTGTTCCCGCTCGGTTCCTGCACCATGAAGCACAACCCGCGGCTCAATGAAAAGGTCGCGCGGATGCCCGGTTTCGCCGACCTCCACCCGCTCGCGCCCCAATCCACCGTGCAGGGCGCGCTGGGCCTCATCAACGAACTGGCAGTATGGCTCATCAAGCTGACCGGCATGCACGGCGTGGCCATGACGCCCAAGGCGGGCGCCCATGGCGAACTGTGCGGCCTGCTCTGCATTCGCGCCGCGCTGGAAGCGCGCGGTGATGCGCGTCAGGTCGTGCTGGTCCCCGAAAGCGCGCACGGCACCAACCCCGCCACCGCCGCCTTCTGCGGATACAAGGTGGAGGACATCCCCGCGACCCCCGAAGGCCGCGTGGACCTGGAAGCGCTCAAGGCCCGCCTCGGCCCCGACGTCGCAGCGGTGATGATCACCAATCCCAACACCTGCGGCCTGTTCGAACGCGACATGAAGACTATTTCCGACGCGGTCCACGCCGCCGGAGCCTTCGTCTATTGCGACGGCGCGAACTTCAACGCCATCGTCGGCCGGGTCCGCCCCGGCGATCTGGGCGTCGACGCCATGCATATCAACCTGCACAAGACCTTCTCCACCCCCCATGGCGGCGGCGGCCCCGGGTCCGGCCCGGTCGTCCTGTCCGAAGCGCTCTCGCCCTTCGGCCCGCTCCCCTATACCGCGCGCATGGCGGACGGCTCGATCCACCTGATCGAGGAGGAGAATGTCGGTGAGGAAATGCCGCAGAGCTTCGGCCGCATGTCGGCCTTCCATGGGCAGATGGGCATGTTCACCCGCGCGCTGGCCTATATCCTGTCCCACGGCGCGGACGGCCTGCGCCAGGTGGCGGAGGACGCCGTCCTCAACGCCAACTATATATTGCGCAGTCTGGACGATGTGCTGGACGCCCCCTTCGGCGACAGCGGCCCCTGCATGCATGAGGCGCTGTTCAGCGACAAGGGGCTGGCCGAGGGCTTCACCACGCTCGACATCGCCAAGGGGCTGATCGACGAAGGCTTCCACCCGATGACCATGTATTTCCCGCTGGTCGTCCATGGCGCGATGCTGGTCGAACCGACCGAAACCGAAAGCAAGGCGGCGCTGGACCAGTTCATCCTGGCGCTGCGCAGCCTCGCCGAACGCGCCAAGGCGGGGGACGAAGCGCTCAAGGGTGCGCCCTATCACGCGCCGCGCCGGCGGCTCGACGAAACCCTCGCGGCGCGCAAGCCGGTCCTCACCTGGACCGACCCTGCGCTGGCGGTCGCTGCCGAATGA